The Flavobacteriales bacterium DNA segment TGGCTACACACTTCAAGATCGCTCCTATGGTCATCGGATTGACCATCGTTTCTATAGGTACGTCAGCTCCAGAACTGCTGGTCTCCATCCAAGCGGCCCTCAGCGGCAGTCCAGATATAGCCATAGGAAATGTGATAGGGTCCAATATTGCCAATCTGGCCTTGGTCCTTGGAGTGACGGCTTTGATACTTCCCATACCCGTAGCACGGAACACGATTCGCATCGACTGGCCGGTCATGATGGTGGCCACGCTGGTATTCTGGTGGATGATGATGGACGGGGTCCTCAGCTTTTTTGATGGGATGGTCCTCTTCCTATCCTTGGTCGCATACATCATCTATCTGCTTGTCCAGTCCAAACGCAATCCCTTTATCAGTGATTCTGATGTAGTCGATGATGTAGGTAAAAGGGGAGGTCTTTGGATAGAACTGCTCAAAGTGGTACTGGGTTGTATAGGGCTCGTTTTCGGAGCCGATCTATTAGTCTCAGGAGCTTCTGACCTTGCTAGGGGATTCGGAGTGAGCGAGCATGTCATCGGGGTGACCGTAGTGGCATTCGGCACATCGGTACCCGAGCTGGCGACCAGTATGGTGGCTGCTATCAAGAAAGAGTTGGACATATCTGTAGGGAACCTCATCGGAAGCAACATCTTCAATATTCTCTCTATCCTAGGTATCACATCCATGGTGAAGCCCATACCTATCAATGATGTAG contains these protein-coding regions:
- a CDS encoding calcium/sodium antiporter; this translates as ATHFKIAPMVIGLTIVSIGTSAPELLVSIQAALSGSPDIAIGNVIGSNIANLALVLGVTALILPIPVARNTIRIDWPVMMVATLVFWWMMMDGVLSFFDGMVLFLSLVAYIIYLLVQSKRNPFISDSDVVDDVGKRGGLWIELLKVVLGCIGLVFGADLLVSGASDLARGFGVSEHVIGVTVVAFGTSVPELATSMVAAIKKELDISVGNLIGSNIFNILSILGITSMVKPIPINDVVLASDIFWVLGVTLLILPLAVHRFRIHRWKGALLLGIYLTYILVVIS